Proteins co-encoded in one Bacillus paramycoides genomic window:
- a CDS encoding permease yields MKELKRYRFFFILLLGLFALTFINQSLGWNALQLTGNSILDMLFLLPPVLLFVGLLDQWVKKETLMKYMGEKSGIYGILFSLLLGGIAAGPLYVAFPIAALLLQKGASIRYIVFFLGVWTTAKLPILVYEFSSFGATFTLIHICFGLVFFYVMGIIFERFYDQGQLLRYDVTEEM; encoded by the coding sequence ATGAAGGAATTAAAAAGATATCGCTTCTTTTTCATTTTACTACTGGGACTCTTTGCCTTAACCTTTATAAATCAATCTTTAGGATGGAACGCATTACAATTAACAGGAAATAGCATTTTAGATATGCTGTTTCTCCTTCCTCCTGTCCTACTATTTGTAGGATTGCTTGATCAATGGGTGAAGAAAGAAACGCTCATGAAATATATGGGTGAAAAGTCAGGTATATACGGAATCTTATTTTCTCTATTATTAGGAGGCATTGCAGCTGGTCCTCTCTACGTCGCCTTTCCAATTGCAGCACTACTCTTACAAAAAGGCGCAAGCATTCGGTACATCGTATTTTTCTTAGGCGTTTGGACAACTGCGAAATTGCCCATTCTCGTGTATGAATTCTCTTCATTTGGAGCTACTTTTACACTCATTCATATTTGTTTCGGGCTAGTATTCTTCTATGTAATGGGGATTATTTTTGAGAGGTTTTATGATCAGGGGCAGTTACTTCGGTATGATGTTACGGAGGAAATGTAA
- a CDS encoding TetR/AcrR family transcriptional regulator, with protein MNDNEKQLDLRIRRTHKLLWDSLFELMTQSKQKYSTITINQICDRAMVHRTTFYKHFEDKDALLAFGFKRYSKMIAEIPVSDRLSKPFQVMEQFLHHEEIGKILETQMSDEQFINRTQYLSHETRKQEIEALHQLRKNHTMPNDLIIEFYSGAITSLSAWWFKNERKVSAAEMDKYLHQLINRDIFQFEKE; from the coding sequence ATGAACGATAATGAAAAACAACTTGATTTACGTATTAGACGTACACATAAATTACTGTGGGATTCCTTATTTGAATTAATGACGCAATCAAAACAGAAATATAGTACGATCACGATTAACCAAATATGTGACCGCGCGATGGTACACCGAACAACCTTTTATAAACACTTCGAAGATAAAGATGCTTTATTAGCATTTGGATTTAAACGATACAGCAAGATGATTGCTGAAATACCGGTTTCAGATCGATTAAGTAAACCATTTCAAGTGATGGAACAATTTCTACACCATGAAGAAATCGGTAAAATATTAGAGACGCAAATGTCTGATGAACAATTCATTAACCGGACACAGTATTTAAGTCACGAAACGAGAAAACAAGAAATAGAAGCGTTACATCAACTGCGCAAAAATCATACGATGCCAAATGATCTAATCATTGAATTTTATTCAGGGGCAATCACCTCATTAAGCGCATGGTGGTTTAAAAATGAAAGAAAAGTTTCTGCTGCTGAAATGGATAAGTATCTCCACCAACTTATTAACCGGGATATTTTTCAGTTTGAAAAGGAATAA
- a CDS encoding HPP family protein, producing MDNITTAKQKEAQPISVRYFAKMKGKGRSPLQVNIKDSLTGLLGGFLTILTLTYLTSITSTELLMAPFGASCVLAFGVWNAPLSQPRNIIGGHLISTFIGLSIYHLFGNEYWTIALAVGMSIAIMMLTRTTHPPAGADPIVVILGAYSWSYLVTPVLVGSLVIVVIALFINNMSSKRNYPTFWI from the coding sequence ATGGATAATATAACAACAGCTAAGCAGAAAGAGGCTCAACCAATAAGTGTACGATATTTTGCAAAAATGAAAGGGAAAGGAAGAAGTCCGTTACAAGTAAATATAAAGGACTCTTTAACGGGATTATTAGGGGGATTTTTAACGATTCTTACCTTAACATATTTAACGAGCATAACTTCTACAGAACTACTAATGGCCCCATTTGGAGCGAGTTGTGTATTAGCGTTTGGAGTTTGGAATGCACCGCTATCTCAGCCGCGTAATATTATTGGAGGACACTTGATTTCAACTTTCATTGGTCTATCAATATATCATTTATTTGGGAATGAGTATTGGACAATTGCTTTAGCAGTGGGTATGTCGATTGCTATTATGATGTTAACAAGAACAACGCATCCTCCGGCAGGGGCTGATCCAATTGTCGTTATTTTAGGAGCATACAGTTGGAGTTATTTAGTAACGCCGGTTTTAGTTGGTTCCCTTGTTATTGTAGTTATTGCTTTATTTATTAATAATATGAGTAGTAAAAGGAACTATCCGACTTTTTGGATATAA
- a CDS encoding IS4 family transposase codes for MNMHQKQELSLFAEELYRYMSPATLNRLAIEAGGMKRKRKCHGHHFLSLCVWLNQQIATTSLTQLCSQLETSTGVLLSPEGLNRRFNSASVAFFRTVFTTLLQAKIGGLSKISHSLSAYFERIRILDSTTFQVPDRFASTYPGAGGCSHKAGIKIQLEYDLLSGEFPDVKIEPGKRSDQAYGATRTGMIQKNELYIRDLGYFRLQDFKSIQDKQGYYLSRLKLPTKIYRKEFETVVFKTKPAQLRPVYIQIHLEDIMKQLQPGQVYELHDVYVGSKGKLPTRIVVYRCTEEQKQKRLRDRAIREKKKGITYTERTKLLQGITVYMTNIPTEWVPKEKIYDLYSLRWQIELLFKIWKSWFQIHRCKSIKQERLECHLYGQLISILLCSSTMFKMRELLLRKKQKELSEYKAMYMIKDYFLLFYQALHKNTQELSKILLRLFNLLQRNGRKSHRYEKKTVFDILGVVYEYTTSIHQVA; via the coding sequence ATGAATATGCATCAAAAACAAGAATTGTCTTTATTTGCCGAAGAGTTGTATAGATATATGTCTCCCGCTACACTTAATCGATTAGCTATAGAAGCTGGCGGAATGAAACGAAAACGTAAGTGCCATGGGCACCATTTTCTATCTTTGTGTGTATGGTTAAATCAACAAATCGCTACTACCTCTCTTACTCAACTTTGTAGTCAATTAGAAACCTCAACAGGGGTTTTGTTAAGTCCAGAGGGACTTAATCGACGCTTTAACTCAGCTTCGGTAGCCTTCTTTCGAACTGTATTTACTACACTTCTACAAGCTAAGATTGGAGGGTTATCTAAGATTTCTCATTCTCTTTCTGCTTACTTTGAGCGCATTCGCATCCTTGATTCTACAACCTTTCAAGTTCCAGATCGATTCGCATCTACTTATCCTGGTGCCGGAGGATGTAGTCATAAAGCTGGTATAAAAATTCAATTAGAGTATGACTTGTTGAGCGGAGAATTTCCTGATGTGAAAATTGAACCAGGAAAACGAAGTGATCAGGCATATGGTGCAACTCGAACAGGCATGATACAAAAGAATGAACTATATATTCGTGACTTAGGATACTTTCGTTTACAGGACTTTAAGTCTATCCAAGATAAGCAAGGATATTATTTATCACGTCTTAAATTACCAACTAAAATATATAGGAAAGAATTCGAAACAGTGGTATTTAAAACAAAACCTGCTCAATTGAGACCCGTATATATACAAATTCATTTAGAAGATATCATGAAACAATTACAACCTGGTCAAGTGTATGAGTTACATGATGTATATGTAGGGAGTAAAGGCAAGTTGCCTACTCGCATTGTGGTTTATAGGTGTACGGAGGAGCAAAAACAGAAACGCTTACGTGATCGAGCTATTCGCGAAAAGAAAAAAGGGATTACATATACAGAGCGTACGAAACTCTTACAAGGAATTACGGTATATATGACAAACATTCCTACGGAATGGGTGCCAAAAGAGAAAATCTATGATTTATATTCATTGCGTTGGCAAATTGAGCTGTTATTTAAAATATGGAAATCTTGGTTTCAAATTCATCGTTGTAAATCTATTAAACAAGAGCGACTAGAATGTCACCTTTATGGACAACTCATTAGTATCCTATTATGTTCTTCTACTATGTTTAAAATGAGAGAACTTCTGTTACGTAAGAAACAGAAAGAGCTAAGTGAATATAAAGCGATGTACATGATTAAAGATTATTTCTTACTTTTTTATCAAGCATTACATAAGAACACCCAAGAATTATCAAAGATTCTTCTTCGTCTGTTTAACCTCCTACAGCGAAACGGACGAAAATCCCACAGATATGAGAAAAAAACGGTCTTTGATATTTTGGGCGTTGTTTATGAGTATACCACTTCAATCCATCAGGTAGCATAG
- a CDS encoding MDR family MFS transporter, with protein sequence MNMTTKSPASGKVDTSNLKHTPILIALLLGAMVALLNETLLGNALTVLMKEFGVTASTIQWLSTAYMLVVGVLVPITALLQQWLTTRQMFLIAMVTFLAGTLIAGFAPTFSVLLVGRIVQAVATGLISPLLMNTILIICPPEKRGATMGLIALVMMAAPAIGPTLSGVIVDSLNWRWLFYIVIPIVIISIMIGMKYIQNVSELTRPKVDYPSILLSTLGFGGLVYSFSASGDLGWSDAKVYGTLLVGLISLCIFAVRQLKIENPILELRAFKVPMFTLSVGLIVIVMMSLFSTMTLLPMFLQTVLLVTAFKSGIIMLPGSVISAIMGAIAGKLFDKFSPKVIIVPGIVLVGIAMFLFKGITPDTSMVQIIVMHSVLMVGLMFVMTAQTYGLNQLTPDLYPHGTALFSTLQQVAGAIGTAIFISKMSSGTASYMESSANPMDPVEKLNGLTSGFQGAFALGLVFIIVAFIVSLFLKEEKQGVAAARVLQNEN encoded by the coding sequence ATGAATATGACAACTAAGAGCCCTGCAAGTGGCAAAGTTGATACTTCTAATTTGAAACATACCCCCATTTTAATTGCATTACTTTTAGGGGCAATGGTTGCATTATTAAACGAAACGTTACTTGGTAATGCGTTAACAGTATTAATGAAAGAATTTGGTGTAACAGCTTCAACGATTCAATGGCTTTCTACAGCTTACATGTTAGTAGTTGGTGTTTTAGTCCCGATTACAGCGTTACTTCAGCAATGGCTCACAACGAGACAAATGTTTTTAATCGCTATGGTAACGTTTTTAGCTGGTACATTAATTGCGGGATTTGCGCCGACATTTTCCGTTTTATTAGTCGGCCGTATCGTCCAAGCGGTAGCGACAGGGTTAATTTCACCGTTATTAATGAATACGATTTTAATTATTTGTCCGCCTGAAAAACGTGGTGCAACAATGGGATTAATCGCACTTGTGATGATGGCAGCTCCAGCAATTGGTCCTACATTATCTGGAGTAATCGTAGACTCACTAAATTGGCGCTGGTTATTCTATATTGTTATTCCAATCGTGATCATTTCAATTATGATTGGTATGAAGTACATTCAAAACGTTTCCGAGTTAACAAGACCAAAAGTAGATTATCCATCAATCCTTTTATCGACATTAGGATTTGGAGGACTTGTGTATAGCTTTAGTGCATCGGGTGATTTAGGATGGTCTGATGCGAAAGTGTATGGCACTTTACTTGTTGGGCTTATCTCATTATGTATTTTTGCCGTTCGACAATTGAAAATTGAGAATCCAATTTTAGAATTACGCGCATTTAAAGTTCCGATGTTTACATTATCAGTTGGATTAATCGTCATTGTGATGATGTCATTATTTTCAACGATGACTTTATTACCGATGTTCCTGCAAACAGTGTTACTCGTTACAGCCTTTAAATCAGGAATTATCATGCTTCCAGGAAGTGTTATTAGCGCCATAATGGGAGCGATCGCGGGTAAACTATTTGATAAATTTAGTCCGAAAGTTATTATCGTTCCTGGTATTGTGTTAGTGGGGATTGCAATGTTCTTATTTAAAGGCATTACTCCTGATACATCAATGGTACAAATTATTGTCATGCATAGCGTATTAATGGTTGGACTCATGTTTGTCATGACGGCACAAACATACGGTTTAAATCAATTAACACCAGATTTATATCCACACGGAACAGCACTGTTTAGTACGTTGCAACAAGTAGCTGGCGCAATTGGTACGGCTATCTTTATTTCGAAAATGTCTTCAGGAACAGCTAGCTATATGGAAAGCTCCGCAAATCCAATGGATCCAGTAGAGAAGCTAAACGGTTTAACATCAGGATTCCAAGGTGCATTTGCACTAGGGTTAGTCTTTATCATTGTTGCTTTTATCGTATCGTTGTTTTTAAAAGAAGAGAAACAGGGAGTAGCGGCAGCGAGGGTTTTACAGAACGAGAATTAA
- a CDS encoding TSUP family transporter gives MDFYLDPSVLMILIVFGFVAAFIDSVVGGGGLIALPALLFTGLNPASAVATNKLASTMGSATSNIVFYRSGNLDLKSALKLFPITFIGSIVGAWTVHLMNPEVLKPLMLVMLGAVAIYTIFKKDWGSISTHKKLSGRHVIIFTFFIFAIGFYDGFLGPGTGSFLMFALLFIGYDFLKAAGNAKFLNLGSNVGALLIFMYVGQVNYAYGFIMGIAQIAGGVVGSRFAIKKGSGYVRALFITVTCLLLAKNLYDYIQ, from the coding sequence ATGGATTTTTATTTAGACCCATCTGTATTAATGATTTTGATTGTTTTTGGGTTTGTGGCTGCATTTATTGATTCAGTTGTAGGTGGTGGTGGACTCATTGCCTTACCAGCTTTATTATTTACAGGGCTGAATCCAGCAAGTGCAGTAGCGACTAATAAACTAGCATCGACAATGGGAAGTGCAACTAGTAATATTGTATTTTATCGTTCTGGTAATCTTGATTTGAAATCGGCTTTAAAATTATTTCCAATCACTTTCATAGGCTCTATAGTAGGTGCATGGACTGTTCATTTAATGAACCCAGAAGTACTGAAGCCATTGATGCTGGTAATGCTTGGTGCAGTCGCTATTTATACGATATTTAAAAAGGATTGGGGTAGTATTTCTACTCATAAGAAATTATCTGGTCGACACGTCATTATTTTTACCTTTTTTATTTTTGCTATTGGTTTTTATGATGGATTTCTAGGGCCTGGCACAGGTTCGTTTTTAATGTTTGCTCTTTTATTTATTGGGTATGATTTTTTAAAAGCAGCAGGTAATGCGAAGTTTCTTAATTTAGGAAGTAATGTTGGTGCATTGTTGATATTTATGTATGTAGGGCAAGTAAACTATGCGTATGGTTTTATAATGGGGATTGCTCAAATTGCTGGAGGAGTCGTTGGCTCCAGATTTGCTATAAAAAAAGGAAGCGGGTATGTTCGCGCTCTTTTCATTACAGTAACTTGTTTATTGTTAGCGAAAAATCTGTATGACTATATTCAGTAA
- a CDS encoding PadR family transcriptional regulator produces the protein MKHTGRHTGAFLLLFLAEGDNYGGQLLQKCEEELPVNPIDSAILYRTLKKLENEGAIESYVSTDHQDKPRKMYKITPAGKEQLVDFQMDIEEKMKNLSFFLDKYKDLKESNHD, from the coding sequence ATGAAACATACAGGAAGACATACAGGTGCATTTCTTTTGTTATTTTTAGCTGAGGGCGATAACTACGGCGGACAATTACTGCAAAAGTGCGAGGAAGAACTTCCCGTCAATCCAATCGATAGCGCCATTTTATATCGCACACTAAAAAAATTAGAAAACGAAGGTGCAATTGAATCTTATGTAAGCACAGATCATCAAGACAAACCGAGAAAGATGTACAAAATTACACCTGCTGGAAAGGAACAACTAGTAGACTTTCAAATGGATATTGAAGAAAAAATGAAGAACTTATCCTTTTTCTTAGATAAATATAAAGACTTAAAGGAATCCAATCATGATTAA
- a CDS encoding CGNR zinc finger domain-containing protein → MQERKQFPLISGNLSLDLVNTELVRRGQRYDLLITDEDVLEWLHVIKVNLPFWNEKTLIGIQERMNQVTSSILELRELLRKQFEAIADQHEISDDFITYLEKQIEKAPFTYKVIEQSLVPIPVGEIEDVLVSLIALDALTLIAENKLISLKRCSNPDCVLLFIDKSGKRKWCSMKICGNRKKVAKFQVRKSEEV, encoded by the coding sequence ATGCAGGAAAGAAAACAATTCCCGCTTATCTCTGGAAATCTCTCATTAGATTTAGTGAATACAGAGTTAGTTAGGCGTGGACAACGTTATGATTTATTAATAACAGATGAAGATGTATTAGAATGGCTACATGTAATAAAGGTTAATCTTCCTTTTTGGAATGAAAAAACACTTATAGGAATTCAAGAGCGAATGAATCAAGTTACATCTAGCATACTAGAGCTAAGAGAATTACTGAGAAAACAGTTTGAGGCAATTGCCGATCAGCATGAAATTTCGGATGATTTTATTACGTATTTAGAAAAACAAATTGAGAAGGCACCATTTACATATAAAGTTATTGAACAGAGTTTAGTACCTATTCCAGTTGGAGAAATTGAGGATGTACTTGTATCGTTAATTGCGCTTGATGCTTTAACGTTAATAGCAGAAAATAAGCTTATTTCTCTTAAAAGGTGTTCAAATCCTGACTGTGTTTTATTATTTATAGATAAAAGCGGAAAACGAAAATGGTGTTCTATGAAAATATGTGGGAATCGAAAAAAGGTAGCAAAATTTCAAGTTCGAAAATCTGAAGAAGTTTAG
- a CDS encoding TrmB family transcriptional regulator produces the protein MDYIVQQLKKIGFNEYEAKSYVSLVKQGPATAYQVSKDSGVPRARIYEILGNLVEKGIVMKEEINDTTRYSPLPVEIFLQKAQSEWQSTYEGISDSLKKLETSEEKTDNRVITLKDNKTIISYCQALIKKAEHRIVISMWDEMYEALKEELSEVADKISVQGITLHVENPIKNLEAHRITPYTETLSTEHWFIVSIDSKEMIYGPSIEERNIAFYTDDPVHIYLLEDYIWHDVLVNRLVRRSQDDLEQWITAERRSFFMGK, from the coding sequence GTGGACTACATAGTGCAACAGCTTAAAAAAATTGGTTTTAATGAATATGAAGCTAAATCTTATGTATCTCTTGTGAAACAAGGGCCTGCTACAGCCTATCAAGTAAGTAAGGATTCAGGTGTCCCAAGAGCGCGAATTTATGAGATTTTAGGTAACCTCGTAGAAAAAGGAATTGTCATGAAGGAAGAAATAAATGACACCACTCGCTATTCACCTCTACCTGTTGAAATCTTTTTACAGAAAGCTCAATCAGAATGGCAGTCTACTTATGAAGGAATCAGTGATTCATTAAAAAAACTCGAAACTTCCGAGGAAAAAACGGATAATCGAGTGATTACTTTAAAAGACAACAAAACAATCATTAGCTATTGTCAGGCATTAATAAAAAAAGCAGAACACCGTATTGTCATTTCAATGTGGGATGAGATGTATGAAGCGTTAAAAGAGGAACTATCTGAGGTAGCTGATAAAATTTCAGTACAAGGTATTACCTTACATGTTGAAAATCCAATTAAAAATCTAGAAGCTCATCGTATCACACCTTATACAGAAACCCTCTCTACAGAACATTGGTTTATTGTATCGATAGATTCTAAAGAGATGATTTATGGACCATCAATTGAAGAGCGTAATATTGCTTTTTATACAGATGATCCCGTTCATATATACTTACTTGAGGATTATATATGGCATGACGTTTTAGTAAATCGACTTGTCCGACGTAGCCAAGACGATTTGGAGCAATGGATCACTGCAGAGAGACGATCTTTCTTTATGGGGAAATAA
- a CDS encoding alpha/beta hydrolase family protein, producing MLEIIFVAVLLASSITPIFIERGLTKKNIVILLINYAFLFATIIVIGANWRMIPAYFLLFVLTLQVFLKPKTTAVSKKLVMKVLKGLGIIVTAIAMFTLPLLFPIITLPEPTGKYTVGTKEFHLIDTNRKETTVPNSHGNRELMIQVYYPAEKGSGNPSAYFKNINELAKQLAVTNGAPYIVTTHLGLTKTHSYQDAKPLQAKEKFPLLLFGHGMGLYAQQNTFQLEELASQGYVVIALNFTGYAATTIFPNGNRIDSIPIDYTPTALNTIVQKWEQDTTFVLNEVIEGNFDKSFKTIADLIEYNKIGMFGHSFGGATSAQMLVKDTRIKAAIDMDGGLYGDPLPKDGPQKPFMLMNAEATIHYMKEAENQKTTGIQNELLEISYLRNKTIEKPGVYTVVIPKTNHTSFTDLAAFSPIINEPDEDVAANYTLINKLVTSFFDQTLKGINENHLEEIQKQHPDLPLIKH from the coding sequence ATGTTAGAAATCATTTTTGTTGCTGTATTGCTTGCATCTAGCATCACTCCCATCTTTATCGAACGAGGTTTGACGAAAAAAAATATAGTCATTTTACTGATTAATTATGCATTCTTATTTGCCACCATCATTGTAATTGGCGCAAACTGGCGTATGATCCCCGCCTATTTCTTATTGTTCGTTTTAACATTACAAGTTTTTTTGAAACCAAAAACTACAGCCGTTTCTAAAAAGTTAGTGATGAAAGTTTTAAAAGGTTTAGGAATTATCGTAACTGCTATCGCAATGTTTACATTACCTTTACTTTTTCCGATCATAACACTCCCTGAGCCTACTGGAAAATATACAGTAGGAACGAAAGAGTTTCATTTAATTGATACAAATCGAAAAGAAACCACTGTACCAAATAGTCATGGAAATCGTGAGTTAATGATACAAGTATACTATCCTGCCGAAAAAGGATCAGGGAACCCTTCTGCCTATTTTAAGAACATAAACGAGCTGGCTAAACAATTGGCAGTAACAAACGGTGCTCCATATATCGTAACGACACATTTAGGGCTGACAAAAACACATTCTTATCAAGATGCTAAGCCACTTCAAGCTAAAGAAAAATTCCCCCTCCTTTTATTCGGCCACGGTATGGGATTATATGCTCAACAAAATACATTCCAATTAGAGGAATTAGCTAGTCAAGGCTATGTCGTAATCGCTCTTAATTTCACAGGATACGCAGCAACAACGATTTTCCCTAACGGAAACCGTATAGACTCTATACCAATTGACTATACTCCTACTGCCTTAAATACCATAGTTCAAAAATGGGAACAGGATACTACTTTTGTTTTAAACGAAGTAATAGAGGGGAATTTCGATAAAAGTTTTAAAACGATTGCAGACTTAATCGAATATAACAAAATTGGAATGTTCGGTCACTCTTTTGGCGGAGCAACTTCCGCACAAATGTTAGTAAAGGATACGCGTATTAAGGCTGCAATTGATATGGACGGCGGATTGTATGGAGACCCGTTGCCTAAAGATGGTCCTCAGAAACCATTCATGTTGATGAACGCTGAAGCTACGATTCATTATATGAAAGAAGCGGAGAATCAAAAGACAACCGGAATCCAAAATGAATTATTGGAAATATCCTATTTAAGAAATAAGACGATTGAAAAACCTGGTGTATACACAGTAGTAATTCCAAAAACAAATCATACTAGTTTTACAGATTTAGCAGCATTTTCACCTATTATTAACGAACCAGACGAAGATGTAGCCGCAAATTATACGCTCATTAATAAACTAGTAACTAGCTTTTTCGATCAAACTTTAAAAGGAATAAACGAAAATCATTTAGAAGAAATTCAGAAGCAACATCCTGACCTTCCTCTCATTAAACACTAA
- a CDS encoding YjcZ family sporulation protein: protein MGYGGTCGGGCGFGGGFALLVVLFILLIIVGASCWGGGFGC from the coding sequence ATGGGCTATGGCGGTACTTGTGGCGGAGGCTGTGGTTTCGGCGGCGGATTCGCTTTACTAGTTGTACTCTTTATTTTATTAATCATCGTTGGGGCTAGCTGTTGGGGCGGCGGATTCGGCTGCTAA